The DNA segment ACTCGAGCACTGAACAAGATAAGCGCGTTCTCCGTAAGCGTTCCGAATTGAAAAAGCCAGCGTGGTTTAAAGATTTCATTTCCTTTTAAATGTAATGCTCACTCGTCACCTTGGGTAAATTGTTTAAGAGATACAACAAAATGTACGTCGTTTTTCAATTACtgcttatttttatgtttacaacAATGTATATGCAAAGTATTTTTTGCCTAACTACTTATATAGTAATATGTATTTGATGAAGATATAGAGACTttaaaggagaaaaaaaaatgtcagaattattttgtttcttattgatAGCTATGTGTTTAGTTTATGCAtattaataacatttattttcattcatgtTCTTATAATAACAGAGATTATTAGTTGACAATTgtaaagagagagagagagggaGACTTTAAAGGAGAAAAGAAGTTGCGCCAATGTATTGTATTGATTGTCACATGTATTAATCtgtattatctcccttactccATGTGTTatggttatacatgtatgattgatgTGTTATTTCCCTTTACTGTTTACCGCCTCATCATCATTATTAAATGTGCCTTTCTAACGATCACATGTGTTATGTTTTCTCTGCTTACTGGCGGAGGTTAAATTATTAACTTGGAAGTCAATTATATATCAGCTTTATTTTTTAGCTTATTCTGACAAATTCTGCCCAAACTGACTgcctataaaaaaatattattttagaagTCTGCTTttcataatacaaaaaaaatccgaGATTACATGTTTGTCTGAATCATATTTTAAATGCCATCTTTTCTAATGTGAATAACCTCACGGCCAATATACCTTGTATTAATCTTTTTCATCTTCATTCACACACTAAACAATGACTATAATGTAttaccttttttctttttcttttttccagaTCCTGGAACGGATTCTTTGTCTGAAGCTGACATCTCACCAGATCTGTAGCCCAATTCTTTTTctgcaatattttattattttctgattatgttttgattaatcattaaaaaaaaaattttgaatgagttgcagtttgtttttaaatgtcaagTTGGCATTTGCAAAACAATattctaatttattatttcagatatttttttaaaatctggatcagctactgtggattcatttattttcgtgggtatcaattttcgtggatagatAAGAAAAGACGTTTCGTGGTATACGTAAATTCGTGGATCGCTGAttacaaaagaagaaaaaaatcagatacTTAATTCGTGAACTTCTTTTTGATTTAGAAATtcatataacctccttggtttGATCAATACTCAggatcaataataaaacaaacaaaaaagaaggaattcattgaaaaagttttgaattgtCAAATTCCTCGCTTGGTCATTTTAGGTTAAAGTGTTCATTGAAAACTTATATTACAACTTATAGTACAATAATGGACAAAGACaactaattatttgtttgttttacaatttataaatgtcaGGATTCTATAATTAAGGCAATCAAAACTTTATGATTGAAAGCTCATTTCCCTAATCACGATATAATAAACAGTCATATAAGTaaaaggtgtgaaaataaatgttcctgTCATAAACAATACTACCTACGGGCAATATCCCCGTACTTAATCCTATTGATTTTTAATCACTAGTAAACCAAACTATGGCACGGTAATCAACAACTTGCAATTATTTTCCATGAacagttttattcaattttaaaaagtaaattacaaCTGATATTCGataaatttattattgatttaattaaaatacttGTATCTTCTTTCAATAAGAAAACATGTGTTATGTTACAATGTTTATCGCTAGTCAACACTATACTAGAACTGCATAACATAACCGGAAATAAACATCCGACTCCATACACATTTATCAGGATTATTCTTCGTTGAATTCTTAAATTCGTGGTTCGCTGTgacccacgaaacccacgaaaattggtataccacgaataaaaatgaatccacagtaattgggattcaataaattaaattacacTTACATTGATACCATTAATTGACAGTATTGTGCATCAGATACATAAGTATGGGCAACGTTACAAATCCAAAAGGCAGAAAACTTCAAGAGGCATTTCAAAACTGCTGACCAAAAAACACTGAAAAcctatttatgtaaaaaaaaatatttttttaaagaaatcaatttctttaaattttattattttaattcccTTTAAACCAAATCTTTACTCATAAAAAGCTTTTAGATAATTTATTCATGGGGTAATGCTAATGCATCAagaattttatttctaatttgggcaaatctgaatataaattattttccaACCTTTAGCAGCCTTTTCAGCCTCTTCTTCCTCCTTTCTTTTTATCTCCTCTGCCCTCTTGATGGCCTCATATTCTGCTTGTTCCGTACATAATTTAATTATCTTCATAGCTCCATCACATTCGAGATTGTTTCCATTTAAATACAATTcactacaatttaaaaaaaaatagatgtgtcaaagcgacatgGATGGCCCGGtcccaaaaagttgaaaaacctgcaatttcaatataaacacatgtggacacaaacataaTGGTAGTCTCATATATCAAACatcagctcaaaatctggaggcgtatagaaaaaaaattggtataaCAGCcctataactgtgattttcaataatttatcaaagttcaAAGCCCTTAATTTCAGCCAAAACTAGTGGagcggaacgaaacttaaaGTTGAtcctgtaactcatcatggttaactcacataccaaaaatcagtccaatatctgaaggcgtttagaaaaaaatggtttgttGAGGAATTTCGGAATTACGGAATTACAGAATTTCCGACAATAAGCACTGAACACCTATGACTTTCAGAAGAATGTTTCCTAAATgttcaatttgtttaatttagttTCTGGTAGAAAAAATCTAAATTCTATCTTAAACTACGGTATGTTCTTTTTCTTGAAAACCAGGTGAGACAATCTAGCTTCTCTAATACGTCATACAGAGGGTGTTGTGTAAATATAAATCTGGGTCTGtagtttttgttatgtttatacttttgttataaCTAATCAAAGAACCTACCGTACAGCTGTTTTGGATACAAGATCTCCTATATATTCTCCTGACTTAGGAGTGAGATCACAATAACACATACTCAAGGAAAGCAATGTAATATTCTGCTCTAATCCTTTACAGAAATCTCTACAACCTTCATCACCAAATctacaagaaaagaaaaatatcctTAGATCCCATTTCATTAATGTGATCAGTTTTTTTCCATCTATtctgtgtatatattttttttccacttttttactttttgcattttatggttttttttatgttttggagTAACATTACATTTGCAGGTaagatatcaaattttataaaacttgacATCAGTGAAAATTTGCAGATTTATACTCATtattacattgtttttattcaagTCTTCTTCAAATCCAGCTTTGAAAAGCCAGGTTATATTTCCCTTATACTTgttcaaagatataaaaataaatgataatttacatAGAAAATGGTTCTTAGTTCTAAGtataatacatatgtataataTGTTGTCTgatctttcttttattttcaataaaacataattgtttctcaattaacatttacttttttctgtaaGAAAGGAATACATTTTGATCTTCATTATGAATTTTTCCTATTATCAAACTTACTCATTATAATCTAGAACAACATGTGTAAGTGTCGGACATATATTGAATGATCGAGAAAGTCTCTTAGCTGCATAAGGTTCTAACAAACAGTCTGATAATTCTATAACTCTCATGGGATAACATTGTCTCTCTATAAGTAAGgcctaaaacataaaacaaaattatacaaaatatgctAATAAGCTTAACTGAAATATgtgactgtaaaaaaaaatttgattgatgTCTCTGCTAGGATTCACCATTGTAGGTTTTAAACAGAATTAGAAAAAGAGGCAGGAATCAATTTCATTgtgtttagtattttttttttatctattctgTGTATAGAATTATTTAAGCTTTTTGCATTTTATAATAGACTTGTTTGTGTTTTGagtatttttacatttaaatacattttaaaaaatgaataaaagttgTCCTTCCAACTTTCaactaaaaatatacaaatattaaaagataACAATATCAGTTGTTAGTCTGAGGTTGTAAGATGCCTCACTTTGAATGGGATCTTAAGTAATAATATAAGGAATGTTACATATAAAGGAATAAGCATTGaatcataaataaatttgtcttttattttatttttattttttatcttttttgaatgAGCAACTTTAACCATAATTAATCATGTATATTTGTTACTTTAATGTGTTAAATAACCCTTATTACACATGAGGCTCTCACACAGTTTAAAATGAatcaacatttgaaatatccATAGTTTGTCTCTTACCAGAGTGGCAGCATTTTCAATAGACATAGGATATTCCCATATATGTAAATCTCTGATATAAATGTATCTATCCTGTCTAATAGCAGCTAGTATAGGTTCTATCAATACTGGTAAAGCACCCTCAATTTCTGGTACTGCTCCTTCAAAGATgaactaaaacaaaatcaatagagTATTGTCAGTTAGATAATTGATGAATTTTGATTTGCACTTGTTTtcagttaaaataaattaacaatcaattgcaatacaatattattttaaggcaacaaaactttcaatataaaaaagaaattaaactgTTGGTTGTTTATATAGACATATCCAATTTTAAATTTAGGTATtacaaaaagttatttaaaaaaattgcatcCAATTAACATAATCTAGATATATTTCAAAGAAGTGCCCATTAATACAATGGATCACTTCCTATGAAGTCtgtgttttaaatttgacattttttcaagaaaaGTAGAGTTCAAAGGCCTTGGCCTTTAGTGTAAACAGTATTTATTCAGAAACAGATAAATAAATGCGAacataaatacaatacaatggATAGGAAAACAAGTGACAAGTCACTTATACAAATTCCTCTCcttttaaatggcaaaatcaattacaatggacagaaaatgtacaattatataatataatatcatggaaaaagaaatcaaatgtaatggaaattaaaatataatgcagATAGTATTTTTAATATTGGGTGACATGTTGTTGGGCCAACAAGAATAATTATGTGAATCTCTTAGTTTTCAATATATAGTCTTGGACAATAAGAAAGTTGTTTTTATTGTCTATATCGGTAATGTTCGGATCACCATAAAGTAACATATCTATGTTAAGTGTACCAACTAGGTTAACAAAAAGGGCTTCACGAGTTCGATGATAATTGGGACAGTTTAGAAGGAAGTGTTCTGAGGTTTCTATCtgtttacatttacaaaatggGTCTGATTCCAAGTTTTTCTGATACAAGTGATCCCTAAGACTACTGCTCTCGGTACGGATTCGGGCAATAATATTGAAAGTGTTTGTTAAATTCTGTTTCATACCTTTTCTAAAACTGTTGTGTTTTCTTGACATGCCTTGAGAGCATTTTTGATTCCAGAGCACATCTGGGAATCAGTGAGAGCACAATTTCtttcataacatttataaaGTCTCAGTATAATGTCTTCTGCTCCAGCTActgtctttttcttctttttcccTCCTTTCTTCTTTCCCTTTTTACCTTTCTTTGGCATccttaaaaacaataatgaaattgtttaagaaatactaatacatgtatacacatgtAAGTTTACTGCTTTAAAAATATAGTTTGTATTTTCCAGGATAAGTTTTACTCAGTATTTTGAGTATTATACagatacagaaaacaaaaattttcaagaaacaaatttatagaaatctaTTTTGTACAGATTTTGAACTAAAAGGGAGAGTAGCCACTATGTTAGACAAAGCaacaattttgtatatatgctCTAGATCTGGAAATATTGAAAAGAGTATTTAACATCtcttaaaaaaaactagaggcaCGTGTACTTCCACCAATTAAAGCCTTCAAAACTATAACCATAATCTTACACTCTTTggaattttcatgattttagaagaaacaaaataattcatCCAAAAACTAAATCAAAAGGTGCATAACTTTAGAAGGTTTAGATTCTGgaaaagtttcaataaattctATTAAGGGTTTTAGAAGGAGTTGCAGTGAGTGGATTAATAATGGGAATTCCAATAGATAAAACTATGAGAAAGTCCATTTTCTACTTAGAGAAATAATTGAGATTACAAACAAATACCTGTATAAGATATTATCAAATGGGTTTTCtataaagtaataaataaaaatcaaataaaaacaaaataggaGTTGCTCAATGGTATAATGACTTTATTATGTGGTGATCACGAATTCAAagattcacaattttttttaaatcaattatacatttttagtAAAGGGTTAAAGAGAGATTTTGATCACAATGTAGACCTCATAATGACTTGTGGAGCTGTAACACTTGACACAGCAATACCACTGAAGCAAATTTCGAAACCTTCAAACTTCAACAAACACCTACAAATACAGCTTCTTTCCACGTACCATCAAAGACTGGAATACCCTACCAATAAGACTGTTAAATATAGATGATGCAGAGGCATTCAAGAACAGCCTCACATCTTATTTAACAGAGTAGTTACGCaacaaacatttgattttaatttcacatgtaaatatgtttttaatgagCACCATATTATATGACCAAATAAGTACTTGTGTGATTGGTCTTAGACCCTTTGCATTTCAACCATATAGATGTAGACCTGATAATATTTTACACTTGTCTGAATGACTTGAACTatgagggggataggaccttttaATATCAGGACTCCAGGATCGGGCGTTTCTAAGCTCAGGGTTTCGGGATTGATCCTTATGGGTTCAAGGAATTCCTTTTTTAAATGAGGggttttaacaaaattttacataatAGGGACCTTggtatttcatgtttttaagccccgGGATTTCGGTATCAGGACCCTCTACTATTGACTTCACTTTTCCTTTGTAGCTATACCTGTATATAACTGGGCTTGTGTACCAACCTATAAATTGCTGTACTTGAATAGCGTTAACAATACCTAACCCTTACTATCCTTACTGTAAAAACTAATGATATTCTAGAAAAATTCTACCCCATAAGTATAaggaattgtaaaataaaagatgataaaatgtatattctTTGTCAACTCAACCGAAATTCCTAAACAAGGTTAACAGTTTACAATTAAGTCTGTGTGAAACAAGttcattatatattatgtagattttttcatgtttttatgcTATAAATAGACTTCAAATTTACTTGTGTTATCGATATTTTTTCTGCCaaaattctttctttttgtTGTGGTGTTGTCAACACACTTTAGCGGTTCCAACATTGAAAACTTTAAAAGTGGAGATAACTCTTGTCAACCacccagattttttttacatgtatatatgtttcgACTTATTTAATAGATATGGACactactatttaaaaaaatcattgatataatCATAAATGTATACTTATATgctttaactatttcgataaattatgttttactaaataacatttatcagtaaaaatcgatagaatatgttataaaattcaCTGTTCTTTACTTGAAGTTTTTTCCCATAGGCTTACTATagacagagacatataatgtattatatgtctctgctatagataataaaatgcaatttaatttaaattgcaAATAATGTATCCTATTAATATCCTATCTTTTCAATTAATATGAGAAAGGCACTATCATAAATGTCAGCTTGCCTAGACTATGTCCTACATATACTGTAGTTTTgtctaagtttttttttataaaaaaaaaggaaaataaatgacgagaaaataaaacataagaacATTGATCAACATTGAGGTCACCGATTGGGGCTTTACATGAAACCTGACAAATGAGACATATTTAGTCATATTCCCAAAGTTTAGAAAATTAAGGTCTCGGGACACAGCATAGAAAATAATACCGTGTATAATCAAGTTGAAACTTTGTTGAAACGTTTTGGTCTTCGGCTTTTTTTAACCCTAGATGTAGATCTAAAGGGCAATTATATCTATGATTCAACAATTGTTAAACATTCTGAGTTTGATTTTCTTGGAACTGAAAAGAAATGAGTTTCAACAACGAAACAAAAATTGtaagtataaaaaagatttgCAAGTTACGAAAAATCACAACATTCAGTAAAATAATGTCCTGTATGTCCTGTATGTTGTTGAAAAAATAGTTATGCCCATTTGGGGTTGTCCCAAAAAAAAAGTACTGCCTGGGACTGTTATGCTAagtattaaattaatttaatctgATAATCCCAGTTCACGTCAACAAAAGATGAATGTTCAATATCAGCCAAAGGTTCCTCTCAAGACCAATGCAGTATACTAAGACTACTAAGACTATCCAAGTTGTTACAGGGTCTAAACCATGCACACATGTAGAATATGAAAGTCGTGTTGTCACGCAAGGTTGTAAGGTAAGTGCAGATGTTGCCTATTCCTATAGTATATTCAGGTTTCCTGTAAAATTCACTCTGTATTGAATGTTACAGTGAGAAAAAATGATGCCATTATTATATGTAGTAACTTCCATCTTTATTTCTGTACTACAGTCGGGAGAACAGGTTTCTGGACACAGCTGTCGCTATGCTTATGTGTGTGATGGTGGCTTGACATCGGACCACACTgatattatcaaattaaaaaaagaaattgaaggtAAATTTGCGCATTTATTAATGACTTTAATTGgcgatttttttcttcaaactatTGTTATTATCAGAGAACAGAACTTCGAGTGCCtctttttttggaatttattcttcaactatttttttgtgtaaaattttagcAAACAAGATTTTCCCAAAATATATGCAGATATTAACTTTATTCAATCAAATTTCTAACAATCGGGTTTTTATCCGGTCTACAGACTTCTTTAGTATATATAATTGCTGATTTCTACTTACGACTGACGGTAACATTGAATATAAAGAGCAAACACAGTATTTTTATTCGAAACACTATAAAAGattcagaaaatgacatatgGTACTTGGTTATGACCGAGGCTAGCTTTATATAGTCTTTTCTCTTGATGAAATTGTAttctacggaagcgtattagcgccacacattttattttttttatttttcttcctatgtttgcgttataacgcaaacctttgcgttataacgcaaacatttgcgttataacgcaaacttttgcgatataacgcaaacctttgcgttataacgcaaacctttgcgttataacgcaaaccttttgcgttataacgcaaacctttgcgatataacgcaaatctttgcgatataacgcaaacctttgcgatataacgcaaacctttgcgttaaaacgcaaacctttgcgatataacgcaaacctttgcgttataacgcaaacatctttatttcaattattcattaagttttgtatatatgtccgtctgtcattcatttcggatgtgatttactagtagataaaaaaagaaacatacatacaaggccaaatcattataataaatatgcataggaataatggaataattgaagtgcaattatacataaattaagactgatttgtgcatcagaaaagtatataatttaacaagaaaatagatatagtatatagtcatattaaaattgaaagatcaaaaataatgtcatacaattgtgaaacctccaagtcaaatagacaaaatgatctttctgctttaaaatgaattattaataaggaaacattttttttaaatctcagaatatgatcaagattctttgatagaaagtcattgaattttcatttcaatataatgaagtatttttaagatgcttgggtagcaatttgaatagagagaacataattttattaatgaaacatcttcattctatacatttattgccacagggtagcttgtttgaatgtaacctactttacacagttctcaaacgagagcttactttggaagtatatttatattcggttatagctatattagcagggttgatttttttcttaggtataacctcaatttactcaattttctttgtaatatatatactagtagtaactTGGATATCGTTTTTGGGGAccttatagtttgttgtttagtgtgagccaatgctccgtgttgaagaccgtaattcggcctatgatggtttacttttacgaatagtgacttagatggagagttgtcttattggcactcataccacatcttcttatattattatgctcattattagtcattgatatgatctaattattcaagtagtttactttgcaattactacaaaggtgataaattttattatatccagCCTCCTCCATTAataactactgtttcctttgaatcttaaataagaaataagataaaacaaatgtttgcgttatatcgcaaaggtttgcgttataacgcaaaggtttgcgttatatcgcaaatgtttgcgttatatcgcaaaggtttgcgttataacgcaaaggtttgcgttataacgcaaaggtttgcgttatatcgcaaaggtttgcgatataacgcaaaggtttgtgttatatcgcaaaggtttgcgttatatcgcaaaggtttgcgttataacgcaaaggtttgcgttacaacgcaaaggtttgcgttataacgcaaaaggtttgcgttataacgcaaaggtttgcgttacaacgcaaaggtttgcgttatatcgcaaaggtttgcgttgtaacgcaaatgtttgcgttataacgcaaaggtttgcgttataacgcaaacataggaagaaaaataaaaaaaaaaatgtgtggcgctaatacgcttccgtagtaTTCCCCTTCACTAGAAGTAAGATGTGTATTTTCCTCTTCAGATGTATTTTAAAACTCTAAAGAcgaacaatgaaaaaaaatagttttacaaaaGGTCACCGACGAGTTGCGTTTACAGCTATAGCTTGTTTTTGCGTTGTGTGATACAAcagtaaaaatatgcaaaagtcCCATAACTCCCACAAGAATTGTTTAGGTGATATGACCGTATGTATGGTCAACTCAGTGGTGAAAACAATACTGACAACCAAGTATCTAAGGATTCTGTCAATCAGTGTCATCATCAATTCGGCATACTTAAAAAAAGAGGATAAATATGATGTATTACTAGCCATATAGTGCACTATGATAGGGGGTCTAATGTTTCGTtaa comes from the Mytilus trossulus isolate FHL-02 chromosome 3, PNRI_Mtr1.1.1.hap1, whole genome shotgun sequence genome and includes:
- the LOC134712232 gene encoding uncharacterized protein LOC134712232; translation: MPKKGKKGKKKGGKKKKKTVAGAEDIILRLYKCYERNCALTDSQMCSGIKNALKACQENTTVLEKFIFEGAVPEIEGALPVLIEPILAAIRQDRYIYIRDLHIWEYPMSIENAATLALLIERQCYPMRVIELSDCLLEPYAAKRLSRSFNICPTLTHVVLDYNEFGDEGCRDFCKGLEQNITLLSLSMCYCDLTPKSGEYIGDLVSKTAVRELYLNGNNLECDGAMKIIKLCTEQAEYEAIKRAEEIKRKEEEEAEKAAKEKELGYRSGEMSASDKESVPGSGKKKKKKGKKKKKKEPPPPPPVGPWIYKLHINDNGIDGLAFGKEFAPLIFIRELKKLLMHSECFEELDLDDNLIGDLGGKEILEGLEYRKEETKLGGVKVLTTHRMKTDTFNSIIKLGSGLKKKKKKGGKKKKKK